One window from the genome of Crassostrea angulata isolate pt1a10 chromosome 2, ASM2561291v2, whole genome shotgun sequence encodes:
- the LOC128173548 gene encoding uncharacterized protein LOC128173548: MLWIVSKEPPSLTLDVPTVEDLLLGEGYTGATDKIKWLKTNLAISKEKIEQVAQMTAGQRNNHLWALVRINRLTASNFGKVLAAIRRNRFPPSLFKQILASYDLSTKDAIVWGVSNESVAKAKYCSYGDAVVEDTGVWLHENGVLGASPDGLIRRAATHNYNHLAAEMTDVLEAMQVRPEILEVKCTFTARNMTIPEANNLIKEFCLEYQVHDGRQVYKLKGDNIYYDQVQGQLYILNKSACDFVVWTTRDIAIVRVLQDGLWGQNIEKLTNFYFAHLISVIQR; this comes from the exons ATGCTATGGATTGTATCTAAAGAGCCTCCATCTCTAACACTGGATGTTCCAACTGTAGAAGATTTGCTGCTTGGGGAAGGCTACACAGGAGCTACGGACAAGATAAAGTGGCTGAAGACGAATCTTGCAATCTCCAAAGAGAAAATAGAGCAG GTTGCACAGATGACCGCAGGACAGAGGAATAACCACCTCTGGGCATTGGTTAGAATAAACCGTTTGACTGCATCCAACTTTGGAAAAGTGCTAGCTGCCATCAGACGAAACAG GTTCCCACCctcattgtttaaacaaattctTGCCTCGTATGACCTATCTACAAAAGATGCTATTGTATGGGGAGTTAGCAATGAGTCAGTTGCCAAAGCAAAGTATTGCTCTTATGGAGATGCAGTTGTTGAAGACACAG GAGTATGGTTGCATGAGAATGGTGTTTTAGGCGCAAGTCCTGATGGCCTCATTCGGCGGGCAGCAACCCACAACTATAACCACCTAGCAGCAGAGATGACTGATGTGCTAGAGGCAATGCAAGTGAGGCCTGAAATTTTGGAAGTGAAGTGCACCTTCACTGCTAGAAATATGACAATCCCTGAAGCCAATAACTTAATCAAAGAGTTTTGTTtag AGTACCAGGTTCATGACGGCAGACAGGTGTACAAGCTTAAAGGAGACAATATCTACTACGACCAAGTACAGGGGCAGCTATACATCCTAAACAAATCAGCCTGTGATTTCGTTGTGTGGACAACTCGAGACATTGCCATTGTTAGGGTTCTCCAGGACGGCTTGTGGGGCCAGAACATTGAGAAACTTACCAACTTCTATTTTGCTCATTTGATCTCTGTTATTCAAAGATGA
- the LOC128173536 gene encoding cell death abnormality protein 1-like encodes MSVTLLEYMLTVNVALNKPTYLLKPFNDASNAVNGYKPTLSSSEAECVFSYPGQIGIWWVNLTNIYSIHHITIYFLAGNDPWGPSNRFTRKVLGSSVYVSNTTDRLQGTLCYSALDNIPAVFTITCPVHGQYVIYYNERLPGVTYPDKYSKSVTIILCEVEVYGCPATGYFGSNCSVPCPDINCQYCHIETGTCQGCKPGYNGHRCELTFKRELYAAPRSQTCGHCRDVKQCSSVNGTCLTGCDAGFKGDLCKTACDRGSYGYDCNETCGHCRDVNQCSNINGTCLTGCGVGYQGGLCKTPCEGGTYGAGCKETCGYCRDVNQCSINNGTCLTGCDAGFKGDLCKTACDRGSYGYDCKGTCGHCRDVNQCSNINGTCLTGCVAGYQGDLCKTTCDRGTHGFVCNETCGHCRDVNQCSNINGTCLTGCDADYQGNLCKTPCPVGYFGEDCSETCINSYTCDGCTDVSGSCDYGCRPGWIGYFCQKCIYLHT; translated from the exons ATGAGTGTAACATTGTTAGAATATATGTTAACAGTTAATGTCGCCCTCAATAAACCAACATACCTACTGAAGCCCTTTAATGACGCCAGTAACGCTGTAAATGGATATAAACCAACCCTGAGTTCTAGTGAAGCTGAATGTGTCTTTTCATATCCTGGACAAATTGGCATATGGTGGGTGAACCTTACCAACATCTACAGCATCCATCACATCACCATCTACTTCCTGGCAGGAAATGACCCATGGG GACCTTCTAACCGCTTTACAAGGAAAGTTCTTGGATCCTCTGTGTACGTCTCCAACACAACAGACAGACTACAGGGTACACTGTGTTACAGTGCACTAGACAATATACCTGCTGTCTTCACCATCACCTGTCCTGTACATGGACAAtacgtcatctactacaacgagAGACTACCAGGAGTTACCTATCCTGACAAGTACTCTAAGAGTGTTACCATTATTCTCTGTGAAGTGGAGGTGTATG GATGTCCTGCTACCGGATATTTTGGGTCCAACTGTTCCGTTCCCTGTCCAGACATCAACTGTCAGTACTGTCACATAGAGACTGGCACCTGTCAGGGCTGTAAACCTGGATACAATGGGCACCGGTGTGAATTAA CTTTTAAAAGAGAATTGTACGCTGCTCCCCGCAGTCAAACCTGTGGTCACTGCCGTGACGTAAAGCAGTGCTCCAGTGTCAATGGAACATGCTTAACTGGATGTGATGCTGGTTTTAAAGGAGACTTGTGTAAAACTG CTTGTGACAGAGGGTCGTATGGTTACGACTGCAATGAGACATGTGGACATTGTCGTGACGTAAACCAGTGTTCCAATATCAATGGGACATGTTTGACTGGATGTGGTGTTGGTTATCAAGGTGGCCTGTGTAAAACTC CTTGTGAAGGGGGAACATATGGTGCTGGTTGTAAAGAAACATGTGGATACTGCCGTGACGTAAACCAGTGCTCCATCAACAATGGGACTTGCTTAACTGGATGTGATGCTGGTTTTAAAGGAGACTTGTGTAAAACTG CATGTGACAGAGGGTCGTATGGTTATGACTGCAAAGGAACATGTGGACATTGTCGTGACGTAAACCAGTGTTCCAATATTAATGGGACGTGTTTGACTGGATGTGTTGCTGGTTATCAAGGTGACCTGTGTAAAACAA CATGTGACAGAGGGACGCATGGTTTTGTATGCAATGAAACATGTGGACATTGTCGTGACGTAAACCAGTGTTCCAATATCAATGGAACATGTTTGACTGGATGTGATGCTGATTATCAAGGAAACCTGTGTAAAACTC CTTGCCCCGTTGGATATTTTGGAGAAGACTGTTCTGAGACCTGTATCAACAGTTACACCTGTGACGGTTGTACCGATGTCAGTGGTTCGTGTGATTATGGCTGCCGTCCTGGATGGATTGGATACTTCtgtcaaaaatgtatttatttacacaCATAA